The following proteins are co-located in the Bacillus pumilus genome:
- a CDS encoding DUF421 domain-containing protein, translating into MQDILIISIRTVILYFLIWFIFRLMGKREIGELSILDLVIFMMIAEIAVLAIEEVEGHMLHTVWPILLLTFIQITLAYLSLKFQGVRRFLDGKPTLLIINGKIDEGAMRKQRYNFDDLLIQLRENNIDSIQDVSYAILEPSGKLAVVEKENKHIHAALELPLIADGIVQHDHLKQINQNEQWLKGELAKRGYYDLDQISFCSFNQKTFYIDLKDEVIKKR; encoded by the coding sequence ATGCAGGACATCTTAATCATTTCCATAAGAACGGTCATTTTATATTTTCTCATTTGGTTTATCTTTCGTTTAATGGGAAAGAGAGAGATTGGAGAACTTAGTATTTTAGATCTTGTCATTTTTATGATGATCGCTGAAATTGCGGTACTGGCGATAGAAGAAGTAGAGGGTCATATGTTACATACGGTATGGCCGATCCTGCTGTTAACCTTCATTCAAATCACACTTGCCTACCTCTCATTAAAGTTTCAAGGTGTCCGGCGCTTTCTTGACGGCAAACCGACCTTGCTCATCATCAATGGGAAAATAGACGAGGGGGCGATGAGAAAACAGAGATACAATTTTGATGATCTGCTCATTCAATTAAGAGAAAATAACATCGATAGTATTCAGGATGTCTCATACGCCATCTTAGAGCCATCAGGAAAGCTCGCCGTCGTCGAAAAAGAAAACAAGCACATACATGCTGCGCTTGAGCTTCCTCTTATTGCAGACGGTATCGTGCAGCATGACCATCTGAAGCAAATTAATCAAAATGAACAGTGGCTGAAAGGTGAGCTTGCCAAAAGAGGCTATTATGATCTTGACCAAATCTCTTTCTGCAGCTTTAATCAAAAAACGTTTTATATTGATTTGAAAGATGAAGTGATCAAGAAGAGATGA
- a CDS encoding TIGR04086 family membrane protein, whose translation MQETKQIGKGILSGLIAIFVVMIVTSLLVSLMLSFTSMQESSFKWMIMILSFVALFLGGIISGGKAKERGWLIGAVTSFIFSLTVFLFQYLGFGETFSPEQFIYHAAFLGICMLGGMIGVNLRGK comes from the coding sequence ATGCAGGAAACGAAACAAATAGGAAAAGGAATTTTATCCGGCTTAATTGCCATTTTTGTCGTGATGATTGTCACAAGCTTACTTGTGTCACTCATGCTTAGCTTTACAAGTATGCAGGAATCATCGTTTAAATGGATGATTATGATCTTGTCCTTCGTGGCACTTTTTTTAGGAGGGATCATTTCTGGAGGGAAAGCAAAGGAACGAGGCTGGCTCATTGGTGCCGTCACTTCTTTTATCTTTTCTCTTACTGTATTCTTATTTCAGTATTTAGGGTTTGGAGAAACCTTTTCACCAGAGCAATTCATCTATCATGCAGCCTTTTTGGGGATTTGTATGCTTGGGGGAATGATTGGGGTCAATCTCCGTGGCAAATAA
- the yajC gene encoding preprotein translocase subunit YajC has protein sequence MDGGMGSIIMIVVMFAVLYFLLIRPQQKQQKAVRQMQQSLSKGDKIVTIGGLHGEIDSIDESKVVIKTSENNRLTFDRRAIRELADKG, from the coding sequence ATGGATGGTGGTATGGGTTCAATCATTATGATTGTTGTCATGTTTGCTGTGCTTTACTTCTTATTAATCCGTCCACAGCAAAAGCAACAAAAAGCTGTGCGTCAGATGCAGCAATCTTTATCAAAAGGCGATAAAATCGTCACAATCGGTGGTTTACACGGTGAAATCGACTCAATTGATGAATCAAAAGTGGTCATCAAAACAAGCGAAAACAACCGTTTAACTTTCGACCGTCGTGCTATTAGAGAATTAGCTGACAAAGGCTAA
- the tgt gene encoding tRNA guanosine(34) transglycosylase Tgt, producing the protein MSQLPIRYEFIKSCKQTGARLGRVHTPHGSFETPVFMPVGTLATVKTMAPEELKAMDAGIILSNTYHLWLRPGHDIVKEAGGLHKFMNWDRAILTDSGGFQVFSLSEFRKIEEEGVHFRNHLNGDKLFLSPEKAMEIQNALGSDIMMAFDECPPYPAEYDYMKRSVERTSRWAERCLTAHQRPEDQGLFGIVQGGEYEELRKQSAKDLVSLDFPGYAIGGLSVGEPKDVMNRVLEFTTPFLPADKPRYLMGVGSPDSLIDGAIRGVDMFDCVLPTRIARNGTLMTSEGRLVVKNAKYERDFRPIDENCDCYTCKNYTRAYIRHLIRTNETFGIRLTTYHNLHFLLKLMEQVREAIREDRLGDFKEEFFERYGFNKPNAKNF; encoded by the coding sequence TTGTCGCAATTACCGATACGTTATGAGTTCATTAAATCATGCAAACAAACAGGTGCACGTCTTGGCCGCGTTCATACACCGCACGGGTCGTTTGAAACACCTGTATTTATGCCAGTAGGTACACTGGCTACAGTGAAAACAATGGCGCCTGAAGAATTAAAAGCAATGGATGCAGGCATCATCTTAAGCAATACGTACCATCTATGGCTCCGTCCGGGTCATGACATTGTCAAAGAGGCGGGCGGTCTGCACAAATTTATGAACTGGGATCGAGCCATTCTGACTGATTCAGGCGGCTTCCAAGTATTTTCATTGAGTGAATTTAGAAAAATCGAAGAAGAAGGCGTTCACTTCCGTAATCATTTAAATGGAGACAAGCTGTTCCTTTCTCCTGAAAAAGCCATGGAAATCCAAAATGCGCTCGGCTCTGATATTATGATGGCATTTGACGAATGCCCTCCATACCCAGCAGAGTACGATTACATGAAACGTTCTGTGGAGCGGACAAGCAGATGGGCAGAGCGCTGCTTAACAGCGCACCAGCGTCCAGAAGATCAAGGTCTGTTTGGGATTGTCCAAGGCGGAGAATACGAAGAGCTTCGTAAACAAAGTGCAAAAGATCTTGTTTCACTTGATTTCCCAGGATACGCCATCGGAGGCTTATCTGTTGGTGAACCAAAAGATGTGATGAACCGTGTGCTGGAGTTCACAACGCCATTTTTACCGGCAGACAAGCCAAGGTACTTAATGGGTGTCGGCTCACCAGATTCATTAATTGACGGCGCCATTCGCGGTGTAGATATGTTTGATTGCGTACTGCCGACGAGAATTGCGAGAAACGGCACCTTGATGACAAGTGAAGGACGTCTTGTTGTGAAAAATGCAAAATATGAGCGTGATTTCAGACCAATCGATGAAAACTGTGACTGCTACACATGTAAAAACTACACACGCGCCTATATTAGACATTTAATCCGTACAAATGAAACGTTCGGAATTCGATTAACAACTTATCATAATCTTCATTTTCTGTTAAAATTAATGGAGCAAGTGAGAGAAGCTATCCGTGAGGATCGTTTAGGTGATTTTAAAGAAGAGTTTTTTGAGCGTTATGGCTTTAACAAACCGAATGCGAAAAACTTTTAA
- the queA gene encoding tRNA preQ1(34) S-adenosylmethionine ribosyltransferase-isomerase QueA has product MKLELFDFDLPERLIAQVPLEKRDASRLMVLNKQTGTITHDTFSQITDYFQKGDCLVLNNTRVLPARLFGMKEDTGAKVELLLLKQEEGDKWETLVKPAKRVKKGTVITFGDGRLQAVCTEELEHGGRKVEFQYTGIFYEVLESLGEMPLPPYIKEQLDDRERYQTVYSKEVGSAAAPTAGLHFTTELLDALKAKGVHIAFITLHVGLGTFRPVSAERIEEHEMHAEFYEMNEETAQELNRVHKEGGRIISVGTTSTRTLETIASAHDGEFKASSGWTSIFIYPGYTFKAIDGMITNFHLPKSSLIMLVSALAGREHVLKAYNEAVKEEYRFFSFGDAMLIQ; this is encoded by the coding sequence ATGAAGCTAGAACTATTTGATTTTGATTTACCAGAAAGACTGATTGCTCAAGTTCCACTTGAAAAACGAGATGCATCAAGACTGATGGTCTTAAATAAACAAACGGGTACGATCACACATGATACATTCTCACAAATCACGGATTATTTTCAAAAGGGTGATTGTCTCGTTTTAAACAATACGCGCGTTCTGCCTGCACGTCTGTTTGGCATGAAAGAGGATACAGGTGCAAAAGTTGAACTTCTTCTATTGAAACAAGAAGAAGGAGACAAATGGGAAACACTCGTAAAACCAGCCAAGCGTGTGAAAAAAGGAACGGTCATCACATTTGGTGATGGACGGCTTCAAGCGGTATGTACAGAGGAGCTGGAACATGGCGGAAGAAAAGTCGAGTTTCAGTATACAGGCATTTTTTATGAAGTGCTTGAATCCCTTGGAGAAATGCCGCTGCCTCCATATATTAAAGAGCAGCTTGACGATCGTGAGCGATATCAAACCGTGTATTCTAAAGAAGTTGGTTCAGCCGCGGCTCCTACTGCCGGTCTTCACTTTACAACTGAACTGCTGGATGCGCTGAAAGCGAAAGGTGTGCATATTGCTTTTATTACCTTGCACGTAGGGCTTGGCACCTTTCGTCCTGTCAGTGCGGAGCGCATAGAAGAACATGAAATGCATGCAGAGTTTTACGAAATGAATGAAGAAACGGCTCAAGAGCTTAATCGCGTGCACAAAGAAGGCGGGCGGATTATTTCAGTTGGCACAACATCAACACGAACGCTTGAAACCATTGCAAGTGCACATGATGGCGAATTCAAAGCGTCAAGCGGCTGGACGTCGATCTTTATTTATCCTGGCTACACATTCAAGGCAATTGATGGGATGATCACGAATTTCCATCTGCCAAAATCCTCATTAATTATGCTTGTCAGCGCATTAGCTGGACGAGAGCACGTACTGAAAGCGTACAATGAGGCAGTAAAAGAGGAATACCGATTCTTCAGCTTTGGCGATGCCATGCTGATTCAATAA
- a CDS encoding DUF2905 domain-containing protein → MTEFPKILMILGGVLFAAGLVFQLVGKLPGDIFVKKGNVTFFFPVITCIVISIVLTILLNIFGRMK, encoded by the coding sequence GTGACTGAATTCCCTAAAATATTGATGATTTTAGGTGGTGTCCTTTTTGCCGCAGGCTTAGTGTTTCAATTGGTTGGTAAGCTTCCAGGTGATATTTTTGTGAAAAAAGGAAATGTGACGTTCTTTTTTCCCGTTATTACGTGCATTGTCATTAGCATCGTACTAACCATTTTACTCAATATCTTTGGACGTATGAAATAA
- the ruvB gene encoding Holliday junction branch migration DNA helicase RuvB, with the protein MDERLVSTEADNHESAIEQSLRPQTLSQYIGQQKVKDNLSVFIEAARMRQETLDHVLLYGPPGLGKTTLASIIANEMNVQLRTTSGPAIERPGDLAAILTSLEPGDVLFIDEIHRLQRSIEEVLYPAMEDFCLDIVIGKGDTARSVRLDLPPFTLVGATTRVGLLTAPLRDRFGVHARLEYYEQRDLAHIVARTAELFEIGIDVRSAEEIARRSRGTPRVANRLLRRVRDFAQVLGNHAITQDIAEDALERLQVDRLGLDHIDHKLLLSMIEKFRGGPVGLDTISATIGEESHTIEDVYEPYLLQIGFLQRTPRGRVVTREAYEHFQMEVPIRD; encoded by the coding sequence ATGGATGAACGGCTCGTCTCAACTGAAGCAGACAACCATGAATCAGCCATTGAGCAAAGTTTGCGGCCGCAGACACTTAGCCAATATATCGGTCAGCAAAAAGTAAAGGATAATCTCAGCGTGTTTATTGAAGCTGCCCGGATGAGGCAGGAAACGCTGGATCACGTCCTTTTATATGGACCGCCTGGACTAGGGAAAACAACGCTTGCGTCGATCATTGCCAATGAAATGAATGTTCAGCTGCGTACAACGTCTGGACCAGCAATTGAGCGTCCTGGCGATTTGGCGGCTATCCTGACATCTCTTGAACCTGGTGATGTTTTGTTTATTGATGAAATTCATCGCTTGCAGCGCTCAATTGAGGAAGTGCTATATCCGGCGATGGAGGATTTTTGTCTAGATATCGTCATTGGAAAAGGAGATACAGCGCGCTCTGTACGGCTTGATTTACCGCCATTTACACTTGTAGGTGCTACGACCCGTGTTGGGCTTTTAACAGCACCGCTTCGTGATAGGTTTGGGGTACATGCAAGATTGGAATACTATGAGCAAAGAGATTTGGCTCACATTGTGGCAAGAACAGCCGAGCTGTTCGAGATTGGGATCGACGTTCGCTCAGCAGAAGAGATAGCGAGACGTTCTCGGGGGACGCCGAGGGTCGCCAATCGTTTACTCAGAAGAGTAAGAGATTTTGCGCAGGTGCTTGGGAATCATGCCATTACACAGGACATTGCAGAAGATGCCCTTGAACGTCTCCAAGTCGACAGGCTGGGACTGGATCATATAGACCACAAGCTGCTTTTAAGTATGATTGAAAAATTTAGAGGCGGTCCTGTTGGACTTGATACGATCTCAGCGACAATTGGAGAAGAATCACATACGATTGAAGATGTGTACGAACCGTATTTACTGCAAATTGGTTTCCTGCAAAGAACACCAAGAGGCCGGGTCGTCACAAGAGAAGCGTATGAACATTTTCAGATGGAGGTTCCGATTCGTGACTGA
- the ruvA gene encoding Holliday junction branch migration protein RuvA produces the protein MIEFVKGTIDYVCPQYVVIQNGGVGYQVYTPNPFIYQVNKQETIYTYHYIKEDAFSLYGFQTREEKALFTKLLNVTGIGPKVALAILASGDPGAVISAIEREDEAFLIKFPGVGKKTARQIILDLKGKLADVVPEMIGNLFNHEDHIQIETQQTALDEALEALSVLGYGDREIKKVLPLLKEEKNLTTDQYVKKALQKMLK, from the coding sequence GTGATAGAATTTGTGAAAGGGACCATTGATTATGTGTGCCCGCAATATGTTGTCATTCAAAACGGCGGAGTGGGATATCAAGTCTATACCCCAAACCCGTTTATCTATCAAGTAAATAAACAAGAAACGATTTATACGTATCATTACATAAAGGAAGACGCATTTTCGTTATATGGATTTCAAACAAGAGAAGAAAAAGCGTTGTTCACAAAACTGTTAAATGTCACAGGGATTGGACCAAAGGTTGCACTTGCGATCCTTGCTTCCGGTGATCCTGGCGCTGTCATTTCAGCGATAGAACGTGAGGATGAAGCATTCCTTATTAAATTCCCTGGCGTTGGCAAAAAAACAGCTCGTCAGATCATTCTAGATCTAAAAGGAAAGCTTGCAGATGTGGTGCCAGAAATGATTGGCAACTTATTTAATCACGAGGATCATATTCAGATCGAAACGCAGCAAACCGCATTAGATGAAGCGCTCGAAGCGTTAAGTGTCCTTGGATACGGTGATCGTGAAATCAAAAAGGTTCTGCCTTTATTAAAAGAAGAGAAAAATCTCACAACCGATCAATATGTGAAAAAAGCTTTACAAAAAATGTTGAAATAG
- a CDS encoding intercompartmental signaling factor BofC — MKRFVTGLIMTSVLFFAADMEGKEHLQKQSNTITVQLEKVYLDGDVSIERHRASLEDKDTFWTQYKGWTLVEQQEDFALFRKQIDDISPLSKANGYIGLSEDGVISTFHGRPGGWAEPIHLFFQIDTSRLESHVEEQLEQGIPFRTKDEFEHVLEVMQPYRNEISF, encoded by the coding sequence ATGAAACGTTTCGTTACAGGACTTATCATGACAAGTGTTCTTTTTTTCGCTGCGGATATGGAAGGAAAAGAACACTTGCAAAAGCAGTCAAACACCATCACCGTGCAGCTTGAAAAAGTCTATCTAGACGGCGATGTGAGTATTGAAAGACACCGGGCATCATTAGAAGACAAAGACACATTTTGGACGCAGTATAAAGGCTGGACGCTGGTAGAACAACAAGAGGATTTTGCCCTTTTTAGAAAACAAATTGATGATATCTCTCCATTAAGTAAAGCAAATGGATATATCGGATTATCAGAGGACGGTGTCATTTCTACGTTTCATGGAAGGCCAGGCGGCTGGGCGGAGCCTATTCATCTCTTCTTTCAAATTGATACGTCCCGTTTAGAAAGCCATGTGGAGGAGCAGCTTGAGCAAGGCATTCCTTTTCGAACAAAGGATGAATTTGAGCATGTGCTTGAAGTCATGCAACCTTACCGAAATGAAATATCATTTTAA
- a CDS encoding protein kinase family protein, whose protein sequence is MSDIKRLAESIQYHEEKRFNKLTLKPAELELCGKGRSAYVFSYKKAGKKMALKVFFPSYQHIARKEAAIYEKLSGSSYYPEIYESGDQYILMEYIKGYTFYECLTKGIPIKKQMIEQVDEALEEAREKGLNPSDIHLRNLILTKEGLVKVIDVARFTQTKTCHQWNDLKAAYAYYQKPFFPKKAPRLWLEVIAYLYKKNWLSRGQLNNRNDFSA, encoded by the coding sequence ATGTCAGATATCAAAAGATTAGCCGAATCGATTCAGTATCATGAAGAAAAACGTTTTAATAAGCTCACCTTAAAACCGGCAGAGCTTGAGCTGTGCGGCAAAGGAAGAAGTGCCTATGTATTTTCATATAAAAAAGCTGGCAAGAAAATGGCGCTAAAAGTCTTTTTCCCTTCTTATCAACACATTGCCCGCAAAGAGGCAGCAATTTACGAAAAACTTTCCGGTTCGTCATACTACCCTGAGATTTATGAGTCTGGGGATCAGTATATTTTAATGGAATATATTAAAGGCTACACATTCTATGAATGCCTGACAAAGGGTATTCCGATCAAGAAACAAATGATTGAACAAGTAGATGAAGCGCTAGAAGAAGCACGTGAGAAAGGGTTAAACCCTTCAGATATCCATCTGCGCAACCTGATATTAACAAAGGAAGGCCTCGTTAAGGTGATCGACGTTGCCCGCTTCACCCAAACGAAAACATGTCATCAATGGAATGATTTAAAAGCCGCTTACGCCTATTACCAAAAACCTTTTTTCCCTAAAAAAGCGCCGCGTCTGTGGCTTGAAGTGATTGCCTATTTATATAAAAAGAACTGGCTCTCCCGCGGCCAGCTTAACAACCGAAATGATTTCTCCGCATAA
- the thiC gene encoding phosphomethylpyrimidine synthase ThiC translates to MKEKKNVPSTQSLLSSFDGSRKVYEQGSRPDILVPKREIMLSNTVTQAGDIQNDPIRVYDTSGPYTDENAHIDVTKGLKRLRAAWIKERGDTESYEGRHVKPEDNGYRSKGKESFHHVHTDFHHVPLRAKNGASVTQMHYAKKGIITPEMEFIALREQLSPEFVREEVASGRAVIPANINHPESEPMIIGKHFHVKINANIGNSAVTSSIDEEVEKMTWAIRWGADTMMDLSTGKDIHTTREWIIRNCPVPVGTVPIYQALEKVNGVAEDLTWDVYRDTLIEQAEQGVDYFTIHAGVLLRYIPLTVDRVTGIVSRGGAIMARWCLAHHQENFLYTHFEDICEIMKTYDIAFSLGDGLRPGSIADANDEAQFAELKTLGELTEIAWKHDVQVMIEGPGHVPMDKIKENVDKQMEICKEAPFYTLGPLTTDIAPGYDHITSAIGAAMIGWYGTAMLCYVTPKEHLGLPNKEDVREGVIAYKIAAHAADLAKGHPAAQKRDDALSKARFEFRWRDQFHLSLDPERALAFHDETLPAEGAKTAHFCSMCGPKFCSMKISHDIRNQSEEVKKEMEKKAKEFISQGSQIYQS, encoded by the coding sequence ATGAAAGAAAAGAAAAATGTCCCATCAACCCAATCTTTACTATCAAGCTTTGACGGAAGTCGAAAGGTGTATGAGCAGGGCTCAAGACCTGACATCTTGGTGCCAAAAAGGGAGATTATGCTCTCAAATACTGTGACACAGGCGGGCGACATTCAAAATGACCCGATCCGTGTGTACGATACAAGTGGACCGTACACAGATGAAAACGCCCATATTGATGTTACAAAGGGTTTAAAGCGTCTTAGAGCGGCGTGGATTAAAGAAAGAGGAGATACAGAAAGCTATGAAGGTCGTCATGTGAAACCAGAAGATAACGGGTATCGTTCAAAGGGGAAAGAGTCCTTTCATCATGTCCATACTGATTTTCATCATGTGCCGCTCCGCGCGAAAAATGGCGCCAGTGTGACACAAATGCATTATGCAAAAAAAGGCATCATCACACCTGAAATGGAATTTATCGCTTTGAGAGAACAGCTGAGCCCTGAGTTTGTGAGAGAGGAAGTAGCTAGCGGAAGAGCAGTCATCCCAGCGAATATTAACCATCCAGAAAGTGAGCCGATGATTATTGGAAAGCATTTTCACGTCAAAATCAATGCGAATATTGGCAATTCAGCTGTGACGTCATCCATCGATGAAGAGGTAGAGAAGATGACGTGGGCGATCAGGTGGGGGGCAGACACAATGATGGACCTGTCCACTGGGAAGGACATTCATACAACGAGAGAATGGATCATTCGGAATTGCCCAGTCCCAGTAGGAACCGTTCCCATTTATCAGGCACTTGAAAAAGTGAATGGAGTGGCAGAAGATTTGACGTGGGACGTGTACAGAGACACATTAATTGAACAAGCAGAGCAAGGTGTAGACTACTTCACGATTCATGCGGGCGTACTATTAAGGTATATTCCGCTTACAGTCGATCGGGTAACGGGAATTGTGTCAAGAGGCGGAGCTATTATGGCAAGGTGGTGTCTCGCTCATCATCAAGAAAACTTTCTTTATACCCATTTCGAAGATATTTGTGAAATTATGAAAACCTATGATATTGCTTTTTCTCTTGGAGATGGACTCAGACCAGGTTCGATCGCTGATGCAAATGATGAGGCGCAGTTTGCAGAGCTGAAAACGCTAGGGGAATTGACAGAGATCGCCTGGAAACATGATGTACAGGTGATGATTGAAGGACCTGGACATGTCCCAATGGATAAAATCAAAGAAAATGTCGATAAGCAGATGGAGATTTGCAAAGAGGCACCATTTTACACGCTAGGACCTCTTACAACAGATATTGCCCCGGGGTATGATCACATTACATCCGCTATCGGCGCTGCCATGATCGGCTGGTATGGAACAGCCATGCTCTGCTATGTGACACCAAAAGAGCATTTAGGTTTGCCGAACAAAGAAGATGTGAGAGAAGGTGTCATTGCTTATAAAATTGCCGCACATGCAGCTGATCTAGCAAAAGGACATCCTGCTGCTCAAAAGCGCGATGATGCATTATCGAAAGCCAGATTTGAATTTAGGTGGCGGGATCAATTCCACCTGTCACTTGATCCAGAAAGAGCTTTGGCGTTCCATGACGAAACATTGCCTGCTGAAGGCGCAAAGACCGCTCACTTTTGCTCCATGTGCGGACCGAAGTTTTGCAGTATGAAAATTTCTCATGATATCCGCAATCAATCAGAAGAAGTGAAAAAAGAGATGGAGAAGAAGGCAAAAGAGTTTATCAGCCAAGGAAGTCAAATCTATCAATCCTAA
- a CDS encoding YhcN/YlaJ family sporulation lipoprotein: protein MRQKWQKTIALVLLPIGLTACGTNDNAGVDTRYNQSGQPVGYHSNQRAADNNQDHQGPISELMEGMNENTTNVDYRSRPTEDQVRMPLTGGDGRYSHGDMNYHNQMSFSGYDKQENIQRSRKIANRVNKMNHVADSQVMVTDENVYIAIKSDGRLTEEGVSQVEEAATRYADGRAVQVIKDEGAFTRFRDMRKTQFETGQTGMTR from the coding sequence TTGAGACAAAAATGGCAAAAAACAATCGCATTAGTGCTTCTTCCTATTGGTTTAACTGCATGTGGTACAAATGACAATGCGGGTGTAGATACTCGTTATAATCAATCAGGCCAGCCGGTCGGTTATCATTCGAATCAACGGGCGGCAGACAATAACCAAGATCACCAAGGCCCAATTTCTGAGCTTATGGAAGGGATGAACGAAAATACAACGAATGTTGATTATCGTTCGCGTCCTACGGAGGATCAAGTGAGAATGCCTCTTACTGGCGGAGATGGACGCTACAGTCATGGAGATATGAATTATCATAACCAAATGTCGTTCTCTGGCTACGATAAACAAGAGAACATACAGCGTTCACGAAAAATTGCGAACCGCGTGAATAAAATGAATCACGTAGCAGACTCACAAGTTATGGTCACTGATGAAAATGTCTATATTGCGATTAAATCGGATGGACGTCTGACGGAAGAGGGCGTATCACAAGTAGAAGAAGCAGCGACTCGTTATGCAGATGGAAGAGCTGTCCAAGTCATCAAAGATGAAGGAGCATTCACACGCTTCAGAGATATGAGAAAAACACAATTTGAAACAGGACAAACAGGCATGACCCGATAG
- the safA gene encoding SafA/ExsA family spore coat assembly protein, producing the protein MKIHIVQKGDSLWKISKKYGVDFQELKKLNSQLSNPDLIMPGMKIKIPSSGVPVKTDHQKVKEMPKQKEHPYVKEKPKDVVQVQDTKPKEKPNEPVPYVPPVPKIEQPVFPQVDVNYYQTNLYQPFTPPPKKEHHEKKDHFYEKKDHVHDEKKDHKDHKDHFYHENKDHKDHKDHFYHENKDHKDHKDYFHHENKDHHKDEVAKGYDPFIHIPLQKEEGKDMEHSNYPNLPNFPQMPNVGGTAVGGMAENKDHHQHPHHESYDPYYGHGHYMPAMYPYPQQMVPASPILPGSGLCYPVQPYYHHHMMPYPYPAQPYYPAYQAPAYYGENHEHHANDGHHWHHHMHPNTGANANVNANVNQGFYPNASNEAYGKEDCGCDDGMKHHHQPWPGHYPNPVPYGQMGAYPAQPYMQPYQGQSVFARPEEDEED; encoded by the coding sequence TTGAAAATTCATATTGTGCAAAAAGGAGACTCCCTTTGGAAAATTTCAAAGAAATACGGAGTCGACTTTCAAGAATTGAAAAAACTAAATTCACAGCTCAGTAATCCAGATTTGATCATGCCGGGTATGAAGATCAAGATTCCATCTAGTGGTGTTCCTGTGAAAACAGATCACCAAAAAGTGAAAGAAATGCCAAAGCAGAAAGAACATCCGTATGTGAAAGAAAAGCCAAAGGATGTCGTGCAAGTGCAAGATACGAAACCGAAGGAAAAGCCAAATGAACCGGTACCTTATGTACCGCCAGTGCCAAAGATCGAGCAGCCAGTTTTTCCGCAAGTTGATGTGAACTATTATCAGACCAATCTCTACCAGCCATTCACGCCTCCTCCCAAAAAAGAACATCATGAGAAAAAAGATCACTTTTATGAAAAGAAAGATCATGTTCATGATGAGAAGAAGGACCATAAAGATCACAAGGATCATTTTTATCATGAAAATAAGGACCATAAAGATCACAAGGACCATTTTTATCATGAAAATAAGGACCATAAAGATCACAAGGACTATTTTCATCATGAGAATAAGGATCATCACAAAGATGAGGTGGCAAAGGGATATGATCCGTTTATTCATATTCCGCTTCAAAAAGAGGAGGGAAAAGATATGGAGCATAGCAATTACCCAAACCTTCCTAACTTCCCACAAATGCCGAATGTTGGAGGGACAGCAGTAGGAGGAATGGCAGAAAATAAAGATCATCACCAGCATCCTCATCATGAATCATATGATCCTTATTATGGTCATGGTCATTACATGCCTGCGATGTATCCATATCCGCAGCAAATGGTGCCGGCTTCACCTATCTTACCGGGTTCAGGTCTTTGTTATCCGGTCCAGCCCTATTATCACCATCACATGATGCCGTATCCTTACCCGGCCCAGCCGTATTATCCAGCCTATCAAGCGCCAGCTTACTACGGGGAAAATCATGAGCATCATGCAAACGATGGACATCACTGGCACCACCATATGCATCCAAATACAGGCGCAAATGCGAACGTGAATGCGAACGTGAATCAAGGCTTTTATCCAAACGCTTCAAATGAAGCCTATGGCAAGGAAGACTGCGGTTGTGATGATGGCATGAAGCATCATCATCAGCCATGGCCTGGACATTATCCAAATCCTGTTCCTTATGGTCAAATGGGGGCTTATCCTGCTCAGCCTTATATGCAGCCATATCAGGGTCAATCCGTTTTTGCAAGACCAGAAGAAGACGAAGAAGATTAA